In the genome of Prosthecobacter dejongeii, the window AACTCCAGAAAAGCGGCATAGCCTAGATCAACGATGGACTCTGCACGATCTGCCGCGCGATCGAGGACATTTTCATTCACAGCAATACAATAATCCGTCACCCGATAAGTGGTGCCTGCGATCGTACGTGGATGCCAAGCCTGCAGCCCGCATGGGATTCCATTGATGTCCCAGTTCTCGAGCACAGCCTTGTCCCCTCCTGGTAATTTGGCCACCTGGCGAAAAATATAGATACCGTAGATGTGAGTTTCTACGAAGATCATGATGGGACGGAGGGCGATTGTCCAGGCGCTCAACGTGGTGATCAAACCACCCCGAAGCTTGACGAGTCCCGAGCAACTTATCACCGCCAACAGTAGGAAAAAGCATGCGATCCACAATAAAGGAGCCTGCGTTCCAATAGGACCTGAGGGTAATGCGAATTCAGGGCCACCTTTGAAATAAGGGCTAAACTCAATGACAAAAAGAAAGGTGGAGCTGAGCAGCGTTTGTGTGCTGAGGAAAGCGAGATAAACCATCAAACAAAGTGAGATGGCAAATCCTAACGACATGGGGAATGACACCCAGCGGACAGCAGGAACGAGAAGAGCCAGAACCAGGAAAAACTGGGTGGCAATGGTGGCCCAACTCATGACGACGGAAGCCGCACGACTTTTATTGGCCCAATGAAAGCTGGGTTTCACCCAATGCCGCAGGGACATGAAATAAAAGAATCCCAGTCCGCGCCGCCACATGGGAGAACAGAGCTTTTCCCAGCCAGCAGACAGCATGAGGATACCAAAGGTCCAACAGTAGAAATTTAGCCCAACTAAAGATGGGATGCTCAAGCCAAAATCGAGACCCAGCCATTGATCCACGGAAAAACTTAGATGTGAGTTCAGGAAAAGGAGACAGAAACCTGCAGAACGAATGAGAACATCCTCAAGGGAGTAAACCTTCGAACGCCGCCAAATGATGGAACCAAATAGGATATGAGCCAGGATGGCCAGCGGGGTAAGGAAGCCTACCATCATCATGACGGCAGGAATCATCCAAAGGTAGATACAGCGGAGCACGTGGGATGTCTGGCGCCAGCCTAAGACCATGGGGGCCGCTGGGCGAACAAGAAGCAACCGCAGCACGATCATGAACCCGTAAGTCACACGAAATAACCCAATCATGTCCAGACGAGTCTGATCAATGTAATCGAAAGGCCTCTGATGGAACATTCCCCAGATGGCCGCACACGCGACTAACACGGTGATGGTCGCTCTTCCTAGGACTTCAGTTCTCGAAATGTTCGCCATAATTTTAGAGCCGTGCAGACAAGGTGATTTTAGTCCCGATTTACCAATTTCCAGGAGAGAGCAGTGCCACGTTTGACGTCGCAGGCTGTGCTTTTGCCGAGCAATGATTCATAGTGTTTTGGCGATAATCCAAATCCAGGGCGAATGCTGCGCATATTTTGCGCTGTCAGCACTTCACCAGCTTTCATGTCCTGAGTGATGTAGAGGCTGCGGCGGCCACGTAAGTAGCCACGCTCCGTTTCGGCTGGACCATAGCTTATAGAGCCCACAGATTCCCAACCGGCGCGGCATTCGGTGACTAAAGCCTTCATTTCAGACGGTTCTAAGCTGAAGTGGGAATCTGGCCCGCCGTCCGCACGAGCTAAAGTTAGGTGCTTTTCAATGAGCGAAGCCCCCAAGGCTGCTGCGGCCACGGAGGCGCCAATACCTAAGGTATGATCCGAAGCGCCAGTGAGGCAGCCAAAGAGCTGACCCAGGTGTGCCATGGTTCGGAGGTTTGATGTTTTTGGGCTGGCTGGGTAGTCAGTGGTGCATTTGAGCAACACAATCTGGGGAGCTCCATTTTCACGTGCTGTTTTAACGGCGGCTTCAATTTCGGCCACCGTGGCCATGCCACTAGACATGATCAAAGGTCGGCCTGTTTGTGCACACTTTTTGATCAAAGGCAGATCCACGATCTCAGGCGAAGCAATCTTATAGCAAGGAGGATTCAACGTTTCTAGAAAATCCACCGCACTGAAATCGAAAGGACTGCTGAACCAAGCAAGGCCTCTTTGCGTAGCGCGCTGCACCATCGCCGCATGCCATTCCCAGGGAGTGTGGGCTTCCGCATACAGACTGTGTAGGCTGCGCCCATCCCACACGGAACCTGGTTTGCGAACAAAGAATTCTTCGCTATCTGCATCCAGAGTGATGGTGTCTGCCGTGTAAGTTTGAAGTTTAATCGCATCCACTCCACAATCAGCGGCTGCATCTATGAGCTGTAGAGCCCGCTCCAAGGATTGATTATGATTGCCTGAAAGCTCTGCCACGATGAGTGGCGGGCAGGTACCTGCTGGCTGGTTCAGAGTGTCTAGAAATTCAGCGTTTGTCATGACTTAAAGATGAAGTTTACAAGCCCCACTGGTCCACAATCCATTGTTGTGCCGCCAGGGTGCGGGAGCGGGAGGCTTCTGATAATGACCGGATGCCTCCTTGGCCATCGGCCTCCCCCAAGATAAAGCGTGGAGACCTGAGATGATCCACCACAAGGTCTCCGGCCTGCCCAACTGCGCCGCCAGCGACAATGTGTGTATGGGCATCCAAGTCAACCTGCCCCGCAGCGAGGTGGAAACGATCATAGGTATGAATGAGCCGCTCAGCCTCAGCGACGAGAGCTGGGCCACAGTCCAGCCGCCACAATTGAATGCCTCGACGACGAGCTTCTGCAAATGCATCGTCTGTTAGTGCCCGAGCACGCACCATAAGGACGACACCTCCGTCCCGAACTTGCTGCAAATCATCTTTGCTCGCTGGAGATTTTGAATCACTGGTGACCAGTGCATCTACGGGAATGTGATTTTTCACCACTTGAGTGATTTGGCTAATGGCTGCTCGCTGCCCTGCATCATCGCCGATGACGGCGACCTGGGTGGCTTGCAATATTTGCAGTGCATCTGCCACAGCCTGGGCAATGACCGCATCATCGTCATACAGAAACTGAGGCTGAGATGGACATTGGCCTCTCGACTTTTCCAATCGCTTATCCAGCAGCCAAAAATCACAAGAGTCAGCAAGAGCGTTTCGGACTTCTGTGAGGGCTTCAACGGTGCTCACTTCGACATGAGCCACAATGCTGATTCGGCTACTGCGGACTGGACCGATGCGGGCTCCACAGAGGTCAGGAGTGTGGGCGATGGTGACCACACGTCGTTGTGGGCTCTTTCCCTTTTGCACACGCAGACGGTCTGCGAGGGCCTCGAGAGATGTCGGCTGAAGACGTTCCAGTGAATCACCATTGCTTGGCAGATCTGAAATCTGACTACTGTGACGTGGTTCTGAGGCGGCCTGCTGGGCGGCGGCCACAGCGACCTCTTGAGAAACTTTTTTTCGCGAGTCTTTGGGCAGCCGCAAAATAGTGCGGTAGAGGGGAGCTTTAGCGTCCGCGTTGGCCTTTTCTACCACAGGGCTGAAACTGGAATGAAAGTAGTTTAATCCCGTTGCAATTTCCGAAGCTCGTGGACGGGCGTGGTCTGGCACGCAGAACTGCATCACCGAATCCGCAAATTCAACCAGACGTTCCCAATCGATGGGCCAAGCAAGGCTGTTCCGTTGGGCGAGAACGGCAGCGAGGAGTTCTGTCGCTGCATTGCCACCACTGCGGCCCAAGCCTGCCAGACTCCCATCCACGTAAATACCGCCACATTCAACAAAACGCAGACAATTGGCCACTGCGAGAGTGAGGTTATTATGGCCATGAAAAGCCAAAGGCACCCGTGAGCTGCGGGCCAGCGTGGCTTGGGTGTAAGCGGCTACTTCGTTAGGAGTCATGCCCCCGGCAGAGTCCACAATGGCCACGACATCCACCCCAAACTCCCCCACTCGCTGACTGATTTCGGCGAATGATTCTGGAGGAAGCAGATACGACTTCATCATATTCCCCCAGACTTCCAGGTTGAGAGACTTGGCCAGTTTGACGAATGGTTCTAGCTTCGTGTGATCATCCACATCAATGCCGAGACGGATGAATCCAAGCCCTGCATCTGCCGCAGCACGCAGGCTATCTTCTGTGCCAATTCCAGGGATGAAAAAGCTGCCAATCAGAGCTTTGTCCGGCACGGCAGCTTTGGCTGCGGTGATGTATTCAATGTCACTGATGGCGGCGTTGCCTTTACCGCAGTTTTGAGCATTGAGCCCAAGCCCGTGCCCCACTTCAATATGGCGAATACCAGCTGCGGCAATGCCATGAGCTATAATATAAGTGTCTTCCACCGTGAATTGATAGTCCACCACATAGCTGCCATCACGGATGGTGCAGTCGAGGATTTGTGCGGATGTTTCCATGGAGCAAAGATACTATAAAAGGATGAGGGAGAGATGCCGTGGCGTTATGGGTCAATGCTTGGGAAGCAATTCACCAGCAGCGCCATCCACAAGGATGAAACGAGGGAGACCGAATTGACGAATCTGACTGGCGATGGCTTGAGTCCAACCGCGTGAGCAGATCACACAAATATGCAAGACGGAAGGGTGAAATTCCGATGGGTCCGGTTTTTTGACACTGATTTCGAAGCCTTCTAGATGAGTGCCGGTTTTGACGTCGGAGTTATCATAGGGAAGGATCTTGATGGCCTTTTGTTTGAGCTGTGGGCCAATGAGGGTAGCGATCTCACTGGCGGTTTGATTGGCCCCAAAAAAACAAACACGAACGGGCGTGTCTGACGCATCAACACCCTGAATGATCAAGTCCGCGCTGGTCGCGAGGTTATCCTGAGCATGATTTAAAAGTGCCCGCCCTCGCTGGTAGGCTGCCTGCAATTCAGCAGCTTGTTCCTGCAACGGAGCAAGAGCAATAGGCGGAGACATTTCCACTCGTCGAGCAACAAGAGAGAAACCAAAAGCACGGCTGGCACCCGTCTCCCGGATTTCCACCACTTCATACCCCGCTTCCTGCACCAGGGCAGTGAGGGACTCGGGAGTTAGATAAAGAAAGTGTTCATGCATCAAGGCTTCCTTGGGATGCCTAACCAAATGGGGAACTTCGATCACAAGAACACCGTCTTGGGTCAATAACCCACGCATGGAAAGCAACCAATCCCGTGGATTGGCCAGATGTTCAATAACGAAGTAAGCCAAGACTGCATCGAAGGCCTGCTTCATGGCAGTGGGGGGGACTGCCACGCAGCCCCGACGGAATAGACCGTCTAGCCATTCAGCACGCTCAGTATCTACGGCCATAACGTCATCCCCTGCGACATCATAGCCAGCTTTTAGGAGGGCGGTGTGGAACTCGCCCAATTTATCTCCGATTTCATAAACGCGTGCTTTAGGTTTGAGCCAGCGATGGAGCAGCTCTAGGCGCACGGCCACATCGAAATCTGGGACAATATCAATGGAGGTGGATGCGATGGGCCAGCAGTCCGTGTAATAGTCGCGAAGGAATTCCGCCGTTGGTCGTAAACGATTAAAGACGAATCCGCACTGCGTGCATTGCACGTCTTCATGACGCCAGGTGTAGTCATGATGCTTTTGAATGATGCGTCCGATGCGTGTGCCTAGCGTGCTCAGGCCTGTCTCTTCGGCTCCGCACACGTCGCAGGCCACCGGAGTCCAGAAGGTTTCGATGAGTTTTCTCATGCGTGCAGTGCTTTGACGGCTTCGGGCTTGTGAAGATAAACGGTAAACTCATACAGCGGATAATCCGCCCGCAAAGTCACGAAGCGTGAGAGACTTTTAGCAAAGTGAAATACTTCCTGCTCGGCGTGGTAGAAAAGGTGCTCTTCTTTAAAATCCACGTAACTACCGAGAAGGTTAAAGGCGACGGCCTTGCGGCAAATGCGAAAACTTTCGCGCACTGTGTCATGCATGAAGCCTTCATTGTCTTCAATTTTGAAATTGAACAAGCCGCTAAGAAACACGTAATCTTGGGATGAATCTGGAAATTGACTGAGATCTGTCGTCGCAAAAAAACTCGCTTCAGGGTGACGTTTTTGGGCCACATCAATGAGCGCGGGATTTAAGTCGGTGCCCGTGTAATCTACGTTTTGGGCACCTGCTTCGGTCATGTAGTCAAGCAAGTCTCCAAATCCACAGCCGATATCTAGCGCCGAGCAGCCACTGAGATCTGCCACTTCAGCGAGGATGCGAAAACGAAGTCGCTGTTGGGAACTATCCCGCCAGCCTAGGGCCTGGGCGGTCTCACCCAGGTTGCTGAGGCGTTCGTTGTAACGCTGAATGATGCGTTGCTTTTCGTCAGATGTCATTGGGCGGAGGCTTTAGAAAGAAGACGCTGAATATTGCCGGCAAAGATGAGACTGCGGTCGCCTTCGTTGAAGCCACATTGATCGCAAAGTGCGAGGGTGTCTTCCACGGAGCGCCCAACGGGCACTTCAGGGCTGTCAGATCCATGCAGGATACGGTTTGCTCCTAGCTTACGAAGAACAAAAATGAGATCGGAATACACGGTGGAACCCGCAAACCAAAAGGGGGTAAATGATACGTCCACCACCACGTTGCGATTACCCTTCACCACCATCAGCGCATCCATCACATGAATGCCACCGGTATGCGCCATGATGATGTCTGCTTGAGGCACAGCTTGTGCGACTTCATGGATCATCCGCACCTCCTGAATTTTATAGTAAGTGTCTCCGTAAGGGAAGGCGTCAAAGAGGATGGGCACTCGCAGTTCGGCCGCCTGTTCCACCAGTTGGATCACTTCCCGAGTATGCTCAATGGTGAAGCCTTGGCGACGCGGATGCAGTTTAACTCCATGCATCTTGCCGCTGCGAATATAGGTCGTGAATCCCTCGGTGACAGATTGAGGGTTTAGAGGATTAAGAGAGACGAACCCGATCAATTCGGGATGCTCTGCGCACTTTTGCGCGACGTAGTCATTGCCCATGTCCGGTTCGATGGCCAGCACCACAGCTTGGGAGATCCCCGCAGCTTTAAGATTTGCCACCAACGTTTCCGCGCTGGCATCTTTGTGAGGTCCGAAGCCTTTTGGATCGGGATGGATATGGGTATGGGCGTCAATAATCATCAGCGGGTGATGAGTCGAATGTGGTTCAATGCGGTCTGGGCTGCGGCACGGCAGGCGGTTGGTTCGGCGGAGTAAGTGAGGATATGCCCAGCACGGTCAGAGCCAGAGCGCAATTCATGGAGAACTTGCCCAGGCTTTGGATAAATGATCACTTCCGAAATTCCGGTGACAGCACGGGCGGCCTCTAAACCTTCCGCTCGGACAAACTCTCCTGGTATCGGGTCGATGAAAACCAGTGAAGCACTCTGGCCTTGATGTTGATCCGGCAGATGTGGCACTTCGCCCAAAGCTGCCTGGATGCTGGCTCGGGCGGTGGAAAGGCCGGTCACACGTGGCAGCATTTCTGTGAAAACCTTGAAGCCCGCTCCCCGTGCAGCGAGTTCTACAATCATGGGCCCCTCGGGCGAATAGATGCACTCCAAATGCACTGGGCAGTCACGAAAGCCACAAGCCTGGATCGCGCGAATGGCATGAGCGATCATCGTCTGGCGGTGTTCCAGAGACAAATCATCTGGAAAATGCACCTGACGGTCCAAGAGGTAAGGGGGCTGAGTGCGCACCTTCATGGAGGTGGCTAGAACGTGCACTTCAGTCCCGACTACCCAGGCTTCCACACTGTATTCAATGCCTGGCATGAAGGATTCCACCATCACTTGACCTGAGCGAGAATTCTGTTTTGCCAATTCGAAGGCGGAGATGACTTGGTCCCGGTCATTGACGTAGCTGACGCCCCGACTGCCGGAGGCATCCACGGGTTTGATGACGCCGGCTGCTGTTTTAAAACTGTCCCAGGTGGCCAGTGCGGCTTCTTCTGTCTGAACTGCAGCAAATTGCGGCACCAAAAGGCCTTCCCGCCGCATGGCTTCTCTCTGCAAAAGCTTGCTCCTCGAAACACGCACCACTTCCAAGGGAATACCTGGAAGTTTTAACTCTTGGCAGGCGATTGCCACAGCCTCCATCGCGACATCACAGCAAACACTGACTATCGCCTGGGCTCCAAACTCATGTGCCACGCGGATGATTTCTTGCGCATCAAGAATATTGGCCACGTAAGTGGTCGGTGCATCAGCCAATCCTGGTGCTGTCGCATCTCCATCCATAGCCGCTACTTCGTAGCCCATCAATTGGGCCTCGCGGATGGCAGGTGCCTGTGCCAAGCCTGCGGCTACGAAGAGAATCTTTTCTTTCATTCAGGAGGTCAGTTTTTAAGGTTGGCGAGGCTACTAATCAGAGCCGTGAGGCGGTTCAGTCCCTGGCCATCCACGATACTGGCAGCACGGCGGGCGAACTCAAGCCGCTCTTGTTCGGTGGTTTCAATGATTCGACCGATTTCGCGGGCCCATACGCAAGCTTGTTGCTGACAAAATGGATTGCTAAACGCAGATTCCGCATCGGTCTGAGGGAGTACGGCAACCAAGCGTCCCAGAAACAGAGCCTCCAGAACCGTCCCCCCTCCATTGCATAAAACCAAGTCCGTATGGCTCAGTATCTCGTCAAAATTGGCAGGAGCTTTGACGGTGTTAAATGCAAGTTGAGCGGCGGCGTGGCAGACTTGTGCTTCCAATTCTCGACCGACTCCAGGGCCGAGAACGATCGTGACCTGCCCCAGCCTATTTCGCCAAGGGCGCAGCAGGTCAATGGCTTCCAGCGTTAACCCTTTTGGATCAGCTCCACCGAGTGTTACCATGACGTCCAATACTCCGTTTTGTCCTGGTAGGGGTGCATGAGCCCGCTGCCGCAGGATGCTTGGACGCATCATGGCATATTCGACACCTTCATGGTAGGTTTGTGGACGTTTTGCTTTTTCAAAGGCCTCTCGCATGAAGCCGCTGAGATCTCGCAAAGTGACGACTTCATCTGGTAGCAAATCCGGCTGTAAATAATCAAGGGCTATACAAGGGAGATTTTGGTCTCGGCACTCAACAACAGCCGCTTTTTGAAGTGCAGGGGTAACATCTACAATGACCACCTTTGCTGGACGTGAAAGGGGAGAGGTATAGGGATACCATGGCAGGTCACCCAAGATGCTGGCGATTGCGGCTTGCGGTAACAATTCAGAAGGGGGGCCAAATATTTGAAACTCAGTCTTCCAGCCTAGAGTGTTGAGGTGTCTCGCTAGGGTGGAGCAACGGCGCAGATGCCCCGTGCCGACTCGTGGGGAACATTCCACTAAAAAGAGCAGCAAGCTTGACTGGGGGCTCATGAGGCGGAAGTCGCTTGCAGAGCAGAGAAGAGATGACGTGCCTGTTCCCAGTCCTCGGGCGTGTCAATGTCCTGACAGCGGTAGCGCGGTAGGACAAACGGCAAGCAGTGGCCACTGAGCGCGGAATCTTGTTGCAAAAAGGAAGTCGCTCTACCGATGACGAACTGCCCTGCATCATGGAAACACTCCGACAAGGCTTGGGAAGGAGTCAGTCGCAGTTCTGGCCACATGAAACGGATTTCTCCTGCCTCGTTGGTGGTCATCGCCCTCTCCACGGGAGAGGGAAACGTGCAAACGGAAAGTACATACTCAGATTCTGGCTTTTCGTTCAAACGATCAAAGGCTGCGCGTAGATCTGAGGCCCTCAAAAATGGAGCTGTGGCATAGATACAACCCAAGAAACTTGGACGACCGCCCCCTTCCATTTCCAGCCAATTTAGAGCATGCTTTAAAACGGGATTTAGACCGACCTGATCACCGGAAATTTCAGGGGGGCGCACAAAGGGAACCTTGGCTCCATACTGGCGAGCGATCTCCGTTACCTCAGGATCATCTGTGGATACGATCACGCTTTCAAACACGTCACTTTCCAAGGCTGCCTGGATAGACCAAGCAATCATGGGACGACCACCGAATTCACGGATGTTTTTGCGTGGGATGCGTTTGCTACCGCCGCGCGCGGGGATAATGGCGACGGTACGGTCTTTCATGCCTTACGGCGTAGGAGTAGGAGTTCGGAATGGTACCCATCCACTGTGCGGTAACCAAAAGGATGAACATTGCGCTCGACCAATTCGTAGTTAGGCAACATGGCAAGGTAGTCGTCGCTCAGGATGGGCGTATCTACACCTGCCCAACCTCCAGCTTTGCGCAGTTGTTTGCCTTCGCGCATGTTACGCAGGAGTACCCAGCGGGTGTTGAGGCGGGAGACATGATTGAGGTAATTTTGGACGATGGGGGGCTCCATTTCCTGGAAGGAGATGAAGTTCACAAACAGGTCCACATTCCCACGTAATTTTTCGATCTGCCAAGCGCACAGCACGGAGATGGGAGTCAGGGATTCGATCTCGATTTCAGCCCGGTCACGTGTCTGGGCATACGTGGTGACCTTTTCCGCGCCGAGCGCACCACTGAGGTAATGCTGGGCCACATAGCTGGTCGGCGGAATATCAATATCCACGTAACGCAAACCTTCAATGCCTGCACTGGCCATCACCTCTCCCAAAGTGCCGAAGCCTCCGCCGATCTCTAATACCGTGCGTGGCAGGTCATTGGGTCCCAGGTGCTTTTTGAGCAAGGCTAGACCGAGGAGGTAATTCAAAGCGGAGCGCGAGAACCAGCGTCCATCGAATTCAAAATGCTCAACAGGTTCTCCCACCTTGCTTTCTGAAAAGGTATGCAGGTGAGGAAGCTTCGTTGGATTATCAGCGGCCAAAAGAACGCGGTAATCGGCCAGTGCTGCTGCTTCGCCAGAGAGAAATTGATCCAGCCCTAGATGGGCCTTTTTCGCTTCGGGATGAGCGCGCTGGAGAGTGGCGGTCAGGCCTTCGATCTGGGCTGGGGTAAAACTATTGCCTGGAGTGCCAAATGTAGGAACGAAAAAGCCGAGGGTATTGGGAAGCCGACGGAAGTTTTCGATGCCGTTCTCACACAGTTCATTGACGATGCGGGAAGAGGCTTCGTCCCAGAACACGCTCGGGCGATAAAGTTCGTCCTGGGACCGCATGTCATCGCGGGCGGCGGTCAGTTCCGGATAGGAGTTCAGCTGGGTCATGAGGGAAAAGTTACACCTTAGCTAGGACTCGTTAAGAGATGGTGCAAGTTGGATTTCAGGGGGGATGGGAGGGGGCGTTAAGCTCAAATTTCCGAGCTCAGTTGGCCGTTTTCCAATCTCAATCGCATTTGTCCTAGGAGATCAGCTTCCTTCCGTGAATGAGTCACATGCAGAACGGTGAGGGAGTGGCGAATATGCAGGCTTTTGAGCAATTCGACGGCATCCGCATGCGTGGCCTCATCCAGCGCCGAAAGAGGCTCGTCTAACAGCAGAACTCGTGGCCGAGCAGCTAAAGCCCGGGCTAGGGCGACGCGTTGTTTCTCCCCACCTGATAGATGATCGGGTAGCCGATCAAGCAGATGACTGATGCCTAGCTCCAATGACAGGTTTTGAACCAAGGCATCTTGATCTGGAGACTTTCTGAGCGTTGGCGCAAACCCGATTTGCTCTCGGACCGTTTTGCCCGGGAACAGGGCAAGATCTTGGGGGAGATAGCCGATCTGCCGCTGGCGAGGTTCCATTTGAGTTACGTCCTGCCCCTGCAATAAGACCCGACCTGAGAGGGGCTGGCGCAACCCACAGAGAATCTCCAGTAAAGACGTCTTTCCACAGCCTGTTGGCCCCATCAGCACCGCGTACGTTCCCGCAGGGATATCCTGGGTGATGTTTTGTAAAGTGAATCCTCCAGGCGCTTTCCAGGCGATACGTTCAAGTTGGAT includes:
- a CDS encoding amidohydrolase family protein — encoded protein: MIIDAHTHIHPDPKGFGPHKDASAETLVANLKAAGISQAVVLAIEPDMGNDYVAQKCAEHPELIGFVSLNPLNPQSVTEGFTTYIRSGKMHGVKLHPRRQGFTIEHTREVIQLVEQAAELRVPILFDAFPYGDTYYKIQEVRMIHEVAQAVPQADIIMAHTGGIHVMDALMVVKGNRNVVVDVSFTPFWFAGSTVYSDLIFVLRKLGANRILHGSDSPEVPVGRSVEDTLALCDQCGFNEGDRSLIFAGNIQRLLSKASAQ
- the pseF gene encoding pseudaminic acid cytidylyltransferase produces the protein MKDRTVAIIPARGGSKRIPRKNIREFGGRPMIAWSIQAALESDVFESVIVSTDDPEVTEIARQYGAKVPFVRPPEISGDQVGLNPVLKHALNWLEMEGGGRPSFLGCIYATAPFLRASDLRAAFDRLNEKPESEYVLSVCTFPSPVERAMTTNEAGEIRFMWPELRLTPSQALSECFHDAGQFVIGRATSFLQQDSALSGHCLPFVLPRYRCQDIDTPEDWEQARHLFSALQATSAS
- a CDS encoding class I SAM-dependent methyltransferase, producing the protein MTSDEKQRIIQRYNERLSNLGETAQALGWRDSSQQRLRFRILAEVADLSGCSALDIGCGFGDLLDYMTEAGAQNVDYTGTDLNPALIDVAQKRHPEASFFATTDLSQFPDSSQDYVFLSGLFNFKIEDNEGFMHDTVRESFRICRKAVAFNLLGSYVDFKEEHLFYHAEQEVFHFAKSLSRFVTLRADYPLYEFTVYLHKPEAVKALHA
- a CDS encoding class I SAM-dependent methyltransferase, encoding MRKLIETFWTPVACDVCGAEETGLSTLGTRIGRIIQKHHDYTWRHEDVQCTQCGFVFNRLRPTAEFLRDYYTDCWPIASTSIDIVPDFDVAVRLELLHRWLKPKARVYEIGDKLGEFHTALLKAGYDVAGDDVMAVDTERAEWLDGLFRRGCVAVPPTAMKQAFDAVLAYFVIEHLANPRDWLLSMRGLLTQDGVLVIEVPHLVRHPKEALMHEHFLYLTPESLTALVQEAGYEVVEIRETGASRAFGFSLVARRVEMSPPIALAPLQEQAAELQAAYQRGRALLNHAQDNLATSADLIIQGVDASDTPVRVCFFGANQTASEIATLIGPQLKQKAIKILPYDNSDVKTGTHLEGFEISVKKPDPSEFHPSVLHICVICSRGWTQAIASQIRQFGLPRFILVDGAAGELLPKH
- the pseI gene encoding pseudaminic acid synthase, yielding MTNAEFLDTLNQPAGTCPPLIVAELSGNHNQSLERALQLIDAAADCGVDAIKLQTYTADTITLDADSEEFFVRKPGSVWDGRSLHSLYAEAHTPWEWHAAMVQRATQRGLAWFSSPFDFSAVDFLETLNPPCYKIASPEIVDLPLIKKCAQTGRPLIMSSGMATVAEIEAAVKTARENGAPQIVLLKCTTDYPASPKTSNLRTMAHLGQLFGCLTGASDHTLGIGASVAAAALGASLIEKHLTLARADGGPDSHFSLEPSEMKALVTECRAGWESVGSISYGPAETERGYLRGRRSLYITQDMKAGEVLTAQNMRSIRPGFGLSPKHYESLLGKSTACDVKRGTALSWKLVNRD
- a CDS encoding ATP-binding cassette domain-containing protein — protein: MIQLERIAWKAPGGFTLQNITQDIPAGTYAVLMGPTGCGKTSLLEILCGLRQPLSGRVLLQGQDVTQMEPRQRQIGYLPQDLALFPGKTVREQIGFAPTLRKSPDQDALVQNLSLELGISHLLDRLPDHLSGGEKQRVALARALAARPRVLLLDEPLSALDEATHADAVELLKSLHIRHSLTVLHVTHSRKEADLLGQMRLRLENGQLSSEI
- a CDS encoding putative sugar O-methyltransferase → MTQLNSYPELTAARDDMRSQDELYRPSVFWDEASSRIVNELCENGIENFRRLPNTLGFFVPTFGTPGNSFTPAQIEGLTATLQRAHPEAKKAHLGLDQFLSGEAAALADYRVLLAADNPTKLPHLHTFSESKVGEPVEHFEFDGRWFSRSALNYLLGLALLKKHLGPNDLPRTVLEIGGGFGTLGEVMASAGIEGLRYVDIDIPPTSYVAQHYLSGALGAEKVTTYAQTRDRAEIEIESLTPISVLCAWQIEKLRGNVDLFVNFISFQEMEPPIVQNYLNHVSRLNTRWVLLRNMREGKQLRKAGGWAGVDTPILSDDYLAMLPNYELVERNVHPFGYRTVDGYHSELLLLRRKA
- a CDS encoding beta/alpha barrel domain-containing protein encodes the protein METSAQILDCTIRDGSYVVDYQFTVEDTYIIAHGIAAAGIRHIEVGHGLGLNAQNCGKGNAAISDIEYITAAKAAVPDKALIGSFFIPGIGTEDSLRAAADAGLGFIRLGIDVDDHTKLEPFVKLAKSLNLEVWGNMMKSYLLPPESFAEISQRVGEFGVDVVAIVDSAGGMTPNEVAAYTQATLARSSRVPLAFHGHNNLTLAVANCLRFVECGGIYVDGSLAGLGRSGGNAATELLAAVLAQRNSLAWPIDWERLVEFADSVMQFCVPDHARPRASEIATGLNYFHSSFSPVVEKANADAKAPLYRTILRLPKDSRKKVSQEVAVAAAQQAASEPRHSSQISDLPSNGDSLERLQPTSLEALADRLRVQKGKSPQRRVVTIAHTPDLCGARIGPVRSSRISIVAHVEVSTVEALTEVRNALADSCDFWLLDKRLEKSRGQCPSQPQFLYDDDAVIAQAVADALQILQATQVAVIGDDAGQRAAISQITQVVKNHIPVDALVTSDSKSPASKDDLQQVRDGGVVLMVRARALTDDAFAEARRRGIQLWRLDCGPALVAEAERLIHTYDRFHLAAGQVDLDAHTHIVAGGAVGQAGDLVVDHLRSPRFILGEADGQGGIRSLSEASRSRTLAAQQWIVDQWGL
- a CDS encoding ATP-grasp domain-containing protein: MKEKILFVAAGLAQAPAIREAQLMGYEVAAMDGDATAPGLADAPTTYVANILDAQEIIRVAHEFGAQAIVSVCCDVAMEAVAIACQELKLPGIPLEVVRVSRSKLLQREAMRREGLLVPQFAAVQTEEAALATWDSFKTAAGVIKPVDASGSRGVSYVNDRDQVISAFELAKQNSRSGQVMVESFMPGIEYSVEAWVVGTEVHVLATSMKVRTQPPYLLDRQVHFPDDLSLEHRQTMIAHAIRAIQACGFRDCPVHLECIYSPEGPMIVELAARGAGFKVFTEMLPRVTGLSTARASIQAALGEVPHLPDQHQGQSASLVFIDPIPGEFVRAEGLEAARAVTGISEVIIYPKPGQVLHELRSGSDRAGHILTYSAEPTACRAAAQTALNHIRLITR